Below is a genomic region from Anoxybacillus flavithermus.
GTTCATACGTACCTGTAAAAGAAACAGTTCGTGGCTTTAAAGAAATTTTGGAAGGAAAATATGACCATCTTCCAGAAGATGCGTTCCGCTTAGTTGGTCGCATTGAAGAAGTGATTGAAAAAGCGAGAAAAATGGGCGTAGAAGTTTAATAAGGGACCGAGGAGGATTTTTTCATGAAGACGATTAAAGTCAGTGTCGTAACTCCGGACGGCCCAGTATATGAAGCGGATGTGGAAATGGTGAGCGCTAAAGCGCAAAGCGGCGAACTCGGCGTGTTGCCAGGGCACATTCCGATGGTCGCACCGCTAGAGATTGGCGCGGTTCGTTTAAAAAAAGGAAACGCAACTGAGCTTGTAGCGGTGAGCGGTGGCTTTTTAGAAGTTCGCCCTGATCGTGTGACGATTTTGGCGCAAGCGGCAGAACGTGCAGAAGATATTGACGTGGCACGCGCAAAAGCGGCGAAAGAGCGAGCTGAACGTCGCTTGCAAGCAAAGCAAGAGGATATTGATCATAAGCGAGCAGAATTAGCTTTACGCCGTGCGATTAACCGTTTAAATGTAGCGAACCGTAACTTTTAACCCTAAGAGCATTGTCTCTTAGGGTTTTTGTTTATTTTTGGAACAAGTTTTATCGACACATATGTGAAGAAGTGATATAATGTTATCGGTTACAGTCTTAATAGTGTGACGTTTTCGAAAAATGTGTATAAAGTCACAAAGGGGTGGGACATCGTTGAACGTTTATGTAAACAGTTATGTAGTCGTCTTTGTGTTTCTTTGTTTAGGTATTTTACTTCCAATCGTTGCGCTCACAGCGGGGCGTTTTCTTCGTCCACATGCGCCAAATGCAGCGAAGCAAACGACATACGAAAGCGGATTAGATCCTTTCCACGATTCGCGCGTGCAATTTAACGTGCGGTATTACATTTTTGCATTATTGTTCGTCATTTTTGATGTAGAGACTGTATTTTTATATCCGTGGGCGGTCGCGTTTGAAAAGCTTGGTGCGTTTGCGCTCATCGAAATGCTTATTTTCGTCGTCATGTTGTTAATTGGACTTGTGTATGCTTGGAAGAAGAAGGTGTTAAAATGGATGTAAAATTGTTGAACGTATCAGATCAGGAAATGGAAGAAATGCGTCGCAATGTGTTTTTAACGACATTAGAACAGTTAAAAGCATGGGCGCGCAGCAATTCGCTATGGCCGTTGACGTTCGGTCTTGCCTGTTGCGCCATCGAAATGATGGGGGTCGGTTCTTCACATTACGATTTAGATCGCTTCGGATCTTTTTTCCGTACGTCACCTCGTCAATCTGACGTCATGATTGTCTCCGGAACGGTGACAAAAAAAATGGCGCCTATCGTTCGCCGTTTATACGATCAAATGCCTGAGCCGAAATGGGTCATTGCGATGGGTTCATGTGCAACCGCAGGCGGTCCGTACGTAAAATCGTATTGCGTTGTCAAAGGCGTCGATCAAATTGTGCCTGTTGACGTATACATCCCAGGCTGTCCGCCAAATCCAGCTGCGTTGATTTACGGCATTAACAAACTGAAAGAAAAAATTCGCTATGAAGCGAAAACAGGAAAGAAGGTGCTGTAGTCGATGAGCGATGAAAAAGATTTACAGCAACTAAAAAAAGAAGCAGCGGAACGGGCGAAACAATTAGCAAAAGAGCGATTGGCAGCAAAACAATCAGCCGAACAAACTGAGCCATCGCTCGAAAGCGAAGATGACCTTGCGCTTGCGAAGAAAAAAGCAGCAGCAGCGGCGAAAGCAAAAGCTGCAGCGTTAGCAAAACAAAAAGCGATGGAGACAGGTGACTTAAGCGAAGAAGAATTGGCGAAGAAAAAAGCAGCAGCAGCGGCGAAAGCAAAAGCTGCAGCGTTGGCAAAACAAAAAGCGGCGGAGACAGGTGACTTAAGCGAAGAAGAATTGGCGAAGAAAAAAGCAGCGGCAGCGGCGAAAGCAAAAGCTGCAGCGTTGGCAAAACAAAAAGCGGCAGAGTCTGGTGACTTAAGCGAAGAAGAATTAGCGAAGAAAAAAGCAGCGGCAGCGGCGAAAGCAAAAGCTGCAGCGTTGGCAAAACAAAAAGCGGCGGAGACAGGTGACTTAAGCGAAGAAGAATTGGCGAAGAAAAAAGCGGCGGCAGCAGCGAAAGCAAAAGCTGCAGCGGCGGCAAAAGCGAAAAGTGTAGATGTTCATGAACAGAAAGAGGAAGCACCGTCGCCAAATCAGCCATATCTCGACAAATACGTCAAAGTGATCGAAGAACATCTCGGAACAGAAGTGCTAGAAAACGCTTACATCAACCGGTTGTCGAAAGACGTGCCAACGCTTGTTGCTAAAAAAGATACATATTATAAAGTGGCTGAGTTTTTAAAATATAACGAGCAGCTAAGTTTTGATTATTTATCCGAATTGCACGGAACGGATTTTCAAACACATATGGAAGTGTACGTCCACTTGTATTCTTATAAAAATCGCCAGTCCGTTGCGCTGAAAGTAAAAATAGATCGCGACGATCCGGTCATTGACTCGCTTGTACCGCTTTGGCCAGGGGCAAATTGGCCGGAGTGCGAGGCGTACGACTTGCTTGGTATTCGTTTTGAAGGCCATCCAAACCTCATTCGCATTTTCTTAGGTGAAAATTGGGTCGGCTATCCGCTTCGGAAAGATTACGAGCCGTACGATATGGAGGGGTAACATTTGCTTAGAACAGAGGAGATGCTTTTAAACGTCGGACCGCAACATCCGAGCACGCATGGCGTGTTTCGCCTCGTGCTGAAAATCGATGGGGAAATCATTAAAGAAGCGACTCCCGTCATCGGTTATCTTCATCGCGGGACAGAAAAAATTGCGGAAAATTTGCAGTATACACAAATCATTCCGTACACAGATCGCATGGACTATTTATCGGCGATGACGAACAATTACGTTATTTGTCACGCAGTAGAAACGATGATGGGGATTGAAGTGCCAGAGCGCGCAGAATATTTACGTGTTTTAGCGATGGAGCTTGGCCGCATTGCGAGCCATCTCGTTTGGTGGGGTACGTATTTGCTTGATATTGGTGCAGTCAGCCCGTTTTTATATGCGTTTCGTGAGCGGGAAATGATTATTAACTTATTAAACGAACTATCAGGCGCGCGTCTAACGTTTAACTATATGCGTGTAGGCGGTGTGAAATGGGATGCGCCAGATGGATGGATCGACAAAGTGAAACAGTTCGTTCCATATATGCGCAAACAACTAGAAGGTTATCATGAGCTAGTGACGGGAAATGAAATTTTCCGCAACCGTGTCATCGGCGTCGGTAAATACACGAAAGAAGAAGCGTTAGCTTATTCGTTAAGCGGCGTCAATTTACGTTGTACCGGTGTGAAATGGGACTTGCGAAAAGATGAACCGTATTCCATTTACGACCGCTTTGATTTTGATGTACCTGTACGCACAGAAGGGGATTGTTTCGCCCGTTATGAATGCCGTCTCGCCGAAATTGAGCAATCGCTTCGCATTATTGAACAAGCGTGTGAGCAGTTTCCAAGCGACGGTGAGATTATGGCGAAAGTGCCGAAAATGATTAAAGCGCCACCGGGCGAGGCGTATGTGCGCATCGAGTCGCCGCGTGGCGAAATTGGTTGTTATATTGCGAGCGACGGGAAAAAAGAGCCGTACCGCTTAAAATTCCGTCGACCGTCATTTTACAATTTGCAAATCCTTCCGAAACTATTAAAAGGGGAAAATATCGCAAATTTAATTGCGATACTTGGCGCGATTGATATCGTGCTTGGGGAGGTCGATGGATAATGATGGAACAACTTTTGCAGTCGACGCCGAGCTGGACGAATGTGGCCATTTTCTTTGCGATTGGTGTTGGGCTGTTGCTCGTTGTGTTAGGGTTTGTCACGTACGGCATTTTAGCGGAACGAAAAGTAATGGGATTTATGCAAGGGCGCATCGGTCCAAATCAAGTGGGTGGACGTTGGGGATTGTTACAAACAGTCGCCGACGTATTAAAACTATTGTTAAAAGAAGATACGATCCCGAAAGCAGCTGATCGTCCATTATTTATTTTAGCGCCGGTCATCGCGTTTGCCCCTGCGTTTATGGTGCTTGCAGCCCTTCCTTTTACGGATGCGTTGCAATTTGCCGATATTGGTGTCGGACTGTTGTATTACATCGCTGTGTCCGGATTGACGACGATTGGGGTTGTCACGGGCGCATGGGCGTCAAACAATAAATATGCGCTACTTGGAGGCATGCGCGCCGCAGCGCAAATGATTTCATACGAAGTGCCGCTTGTCATGTCTGTTATTGGCGTCATTTTGTTGTCGGGAAGCTTAAACTTAAACGACATTGTTGCAGCGCAAAAAGACGTTTGGTTTATCGTTGTGCAGCCGATCGGATTTCTCGTCTTTTTGATCGCTGCTGTGGCGGAGTTAAACCGGACGCCGTTTGACTTGCCAGAAGCGGAATCAGAGCTTGTAGCAGGTTTCCACGTTGAGTATTCTGGCTTCCGCTGGGCGTTTTTCATGCTTGCAGAGTACGTGTACTTTTTTGCCATGGCGGCATTAACGACGGTGCTCTTTTTAGGAGGATGGCATCCGCTTCCGTTTCTCGGCTTCATTCCAGGTGCCGTTTGGTTTGCGTTAAAGTTTAGTCTCGTCGTCTTCTTATTTATCTGGTTTCGCATTACGTTTCCGCGTGTGCGTGCCGATCAATTGATGGAGTTTGGTTGGAAAGTGTTATTGCCTGTGGCGCTCGTCAATATTTTTGTCACAGCGCTTGTGAAACAACTATTTTTTTAAATAAAAAGGTGGGTGGGCAGAAATGCTCGGTTTAATGAAAGGATTAGCGTATACGCTGAAAAACTTAACAAAAGAAAAAGTGACGTACGATTATCCGAATGAACCGCTTCCGCTTCCGGATCGCTTTCGCGGCATTCAAAAGTTTTATCCGGAAAAATGTATCGTTTGCAATCAGTGCGCAAACATTTGCCCGACCGACTGTATTCAGCTGACGGGCAAAAAGCATCCGGATCCGACGAAAAAAGGAAAAATTATTGATACGTATGACATTAACTTTGAAATTTGCATTTTATGCGATTTATGTACGGAAGTATGTCCGACCGAGGCGATTGTGATGACGAACAACTTTGAATTAGCAGAATATAGCCGCGATGAATTGTTTAAAGATTTAACGTGGTTAGATGAAAATGATACGAACGTGCGGAAGGTGAATAAGCCATGAGTGGACAATATATTGCGTTTTTCGTTCTTTCGCTCATTGCGCTCGGCGGCGGCATTTTTATGTTAAATTTAAACAAAGTCGTCCATATGGTCGTCGCGCTCGTCTTTACGTTCGTCAGCATCGCCGGCATTTACGTTCTTTTATCGGCTGAATTTGTCGCGGCCGTCCAAGTACTTATTTACTCTGGTGCGATTACCATTATTATGTTGTTCGGCATTATGCTTACGCGCCATCAAGATGACGGCCAATCGACAGGTAGCCCGCTTCGAAAAGCATTAGCATTGCTCGGTACGGTTGCTTTTGGGGCGGTCATGTACATCGGCATTCGCACGCTTGACTTTGGCAGCGAAGCGGTTGGACTTCACGACAAAAATACGGAACAAATCGGAATTGCGATGTATTCGAAATATGTCATTCCGTTTGAACTTGCCTCTGTTTTGTTGCTTGTCGCATTAATTGGCGCGGTCATTTTAGCGAAAAAAGATGATAAGGAGGCGGGAGAATGAGCGTACCGTTATCCGCCTATCTCGTATTTGCGCTTATGTTATTTTGCATCGGGTTGTACGGGGCGCTAACAAAACGCAATACGGTCATTGTGCTCATTTGCATTGAACTCATGTTAAATGCCGTAAACGTCAACTTAGTCGCATTTAGCAAATACGGGATGAATCCAGGCATCACAGGTCAAGTGTTTTCGCTCTTTACGATTACTGTTGCCGCGGCAGAAGCAGCGGTCGGATTAGCCATTTTAATTGCGCTATATCGCAATCGAAAAACGATTCATATTGATGAAGTCGATTCGATGAAACGATAAAGGATGGGGAAACAAAGGGGTTGTATTATAAATGCACCTGAAAAAGGGGATGATTGAACGATGATGGAAAACGCATGGCTCATACCGCTTTTTCCGTTCGTATCGTTTGTTGTGCTGCTTGTTGTGGGCAAGCAGCTAAAAGAACGAAGCGCGTATGTCGGAATGTTGTTGACGTTTCTTTCGCTCGTTTGGGCTCTCGGGACGTTGTACGAGCGATGGACGGCACCAACATACAAACAAGCATACACATGGCTAACAATTGGGGATGTGGATATAACGGTCGGATTTGAGGTGAATGCATTAAATGCATTAATGCTCGTTGTCGTATCGCTTGTTAGTTTTCTCGTACATACGTATGCGAAAGGATATATGCACGGGGATGAGCGCTTCTCGGTATTTTACGCCTATTTAGGCTTGTTTACGTTCGCGATGCTCGGACTTGTTGTATCACCGAATGTACTACAAACGTACATTTTTTGGGAGCTTGTCGGTCTCGGTTCGTTCTTATTGATCGGATTTTATTTTTACAAAGAAGAAGCGAAAGCGGCAGCGAAAAAAGCGTTTATTATGACGCGCATCGGGGATGTCGGCTTATTAATTGGTATGATTTTATTGTTTCTCGAAGTAAAAAGTTTTGAATATGAAGCGATTTTTGCGGCGTTGCAAAACGGAGATATTTCCGCAACGATTGTGACGTTAAGTGCGATTCTCATTTTTATTGGGGCAGTTGGAAAATCGGGTCAATTCCCGCTTCATACGTGGCTTCCAGATGCGATGGAAGGCCCGACGCCTGTATCAGCGTTAATTCACGCTGCAACGATGGTCGCTGCAGGGGTATATTTAGTCGCTACGTTGTTCCCGCTTTATGAAGCAAGCGAAGCAGCGATGACAACCGTTGCTTATGTTGGTGGATTCACCGCTATTTTTGCGGCATCGATCGGTCTTGTGCAAACGGACATTAAACGCGTATTAGCTTATTCGACAGTTAGCCAGCTTGGCTACATGATGTTGGCGCTCGGTTCAGCCGGGTATGTCGCAGGTGTGTTTCATTTAATGACGCATGCATTTTTTAAAGCGTTGCTCTTTTTAGCCGCAGGTAGCGTCATTCATGCGGTGCATACGCAAAACATTGAACAAATGGGTGGACTATGGAAAAAAATGAAATGGACCGCTCCGCTTTTTTTAATCGGAACGTTAGCCATTAGTGGATTTCCGTTTTTCTCAGGTTTTTTCAGCAAAGATGAAATTTTAATTGCCACGTGGACGCACGGACATGTCGGTCTATTTGTTGTTGCTGTTATTGCGGCCTTTTTCACCGCGTTTTATATGTTCCGTTTATTTTTCCTCGTGTTCGCGGGAGAAGCGAGAACGAACAATCACGATGTGCATGAATCGCCAGCTGTCATGGTGCTACCGATGATCGTACTCGGTGTGCTCGCAGTCGTTTCTGGTTACGTTCAAACACCGTGGGGTGCCTTTTTAGGCGAGTGGTTGACAGAAGGAACGAATTGGCATGCGCATACAGAAGGTCCAACTTGGATTATGATTGTAGCGACCGTTGTTTCTTTATGTGGCATGGCTCTTGCGTGGCTCATATATGGCAAACGTGCGATTGCGCGCGACTGGCTATCGTCACGTTTCCCAATGACGTACAACGTGCTTATGAACAAATATTACATCGACGAGTTTTACGGACTTACTGTTATTCGTGCCGCATCGTTTGTTAGCTTGTTATTTGAGTACATTGATCGTTTCCTCGTTGAAGGGGTGGCTCAGCTATTTGCGGCAACAGCGCGTGGCATCGGCCGAATCGGCTCACGTTTACAAAACGGTCAAGTACAAATGTACGGTACAGTAACGATTGTCGCTTTAGCGATTCTCGTCGTCATTTTTGCGGTGACAGGGGGGTATTTATAATGCAGCCGTACTTTTTATCGCTCTTAATTTTCTCCCCGCTTTTAGGCATACTCGTTCTTTCGCTCTTTCCGAAAGAACAAGAAAAAGCGATCAAATGGCTCGGCGTGTTAGCAACGCTGCCATCGTTATGTTTATCGCTGTTTGCGTTTTGGCAATATCGAAACGGCTATGATATAAGCAAGTTATCGGAAAAGCGATCGTGGATTCAATTTGGTGATTTTCCGTTTTTGAAAGAGACGGATTTTACTGTCGCTTACGAACTTCATGTGGACGGCTTTGCGCTTGTGATGATCGTGTTAACGACGATTTTAGCGACGCTTGCGGCGATTGCTTCTACGTCTATTCAAAAAGAATGGAAAGGATATTTTCAACTATTTTTACTGCTTGAAATCGGTATGCTTGGCGTATTTGCTGCAAGCAACCTTGTGCTCTTTTTCATCTTTTTCGAGCTGACGCTTATCCCGATGTTTTTCTTAATCGGAAAATGGGGATATTTCGAAAAAGAAAAAGTAGCGTACAGCTACTTAATTTATAACGGTCTTGGTTCAGCCGTCTTATTGATCGTCATTGCGGTATTGTTCGCACGTACCGGTACATCGAACATAGCAGAGTTGCGTTACATCTTAACGAACTCATCGGTACAAACGATTTCGCCAATTTCCGACGATCTTCGTTACGGACTATTTTTAGCATTGCTCGTTGCCTTTGGGGTAAAATTGCCGATTGTGCCGTTTCATCGTTGGATGTTGCGCGTACACGTTCAAGCGCCACCGTCTGTTGTTATGCTACACGCAGGGGTGTTGTTAAAAATTGGTGCGTTCGGTCTTGTTCGCTTGGCGTTCGGATTATTTCCCGGGCAATTCCAACAATTTTCGACATGGCTCATCGTGCTTGGTATAGTCAACTTGTTGTACGGTGCGTTTTTAGCACTTAGACAAACCGATTTTAAAATGGTGCTTGCTTACTCGAGTGTGTCACATATGGGGATTGTATTGATCGGTCTTGGTTCGCTAAACGAGGCAGGAATACAAGGGGCTATTTTCCAAGCGGTATCACACGGGTTTATCGCTGCATTTTTATTCTTTTTCGTTGGCGTCATGTACGAAAGAACGCGTACAACAACGCTTGCTCGTTTAGGGGGGCTAGCGAAGACGATGCCGTACGTATCCGGTTTTATGCTTGCGGGCGCGATGGCTTCGCTCGGGTTGCCGGGAACGTCCGGATTTGTAAGTGAGTTTATGGCGTTCGTTGGTGCATTTCAAGCAGCGCCTTGGCTCGCTGCGATCGGTACGCTCGGCATTATTATGACCGCGGTATATTTGTTGCGAGCTGTACTTCATATGACATTTGGGCAAACAGCGGTGACGAACGTCCGCGATTTACGTGGCATCGAATGGGTGCCAGCGATAAGTTTACTGTTACTCATTATCATCATCGGGGTATATCCGAGCATATTAGCGATGCCGTTACAAACGACGATTGAAACGATGATGAACGGGTTAGGGGGTTGATGAGATGGATTTTGAAACATTACTTAGCTATGAATGGGGCGTCATGATGCCGGAATTTATTATTCTCGGCGTAGCCGTTGCGCTCTCGCTCATCGACCTATTTATGCCAGAAAATCGCAATCGGCAGCTGCTTGGCTTATTTGCTTTCGTTGGCATCGCTGTCTCATTCGTATCGCTCCTTAGTTTATGGACGAGTGATGTCACATCCATTTTAGGCGATACGTTCCGCCTCGATTCATTCGCGAAATCGTTTAAAGCGTTATTGCTGATCGGAAGCGCGCTCGTTTTATTACTTTCGATTCACTACGAACCGAAAGAGCGCATCGCATATCGCGGTGAATTTTACTACTTATTTTTGACCGCTCTTCTTGGGGCCATGATGATGGCATCAAGCGGCGATCTCATTACGTTGTTTGTCGGTCTTGAACTATTGTCGATTTCTTCTTATATTCTCGTCGCCATTCGGAAAAAACATACATTAGCGAATGAAGCGGCGTTGAAATACGTCATTATCGGAAGTATCGCAACAGCGATTACACTATTTGGGATGAGCTATATTTTTGGCTTTACCGGATCGACGAATATAAAAGAAATTGCTGTACAACTTGCGGGTACGTTCGATGAAAATCATCAATACGTTTTATCGCTCGCCTTCTTACTTACGTTTGTCGGATTATCGTTTAAATTAGCATCCGCCCCGTTTCATATGTGGGCGCCTGACGTATATCAAGGTGCGACGACGCCTGTTGTTTCATTCTTAAGCGTCGTTTCTAAAACAGCTGGATTTGTCATTGTTTTGCGTGTGATCGTTTCCGTCTTTGCGCAAACGCCAGCGGGAAGTTCCGCTTCAATGCTTATGGCGTTTGCACCATATGTCGCCTTTTTATCAGGTGCAACGATGATTATCGGCAATACGATTGCCCTTCGACAACGGAACGTCAAGCGTATGCTCGCGTATTCAAGCGTGGCGCATGCTGGATATGTATTAGTCGCTTTTGCGAGCTTATCGATGTTTATGTTTGAAGCCATTTGGTTTTACTTGTTAGCGTATTTATTTATGACGATCGGTGCATTTGCTATTTTGCAAGTCGTTTCTCACCATCATGATGACGAAGATATAAGTATATTTGCAGGTTTGTACCGCCGCTCGCCGCTTATGGCAATTGCGATGACAATCTTTTTACTATCGCTTGCAGGTATCCCAGGGACAGCTGGATTTATCGGGAAAATGAATATTTTCCTCGGCGCATTCGTCGTGGAGCCAGCACATTACGTGCTTGCGTCGATTATGGTGATCACAACGGTCATCTCTTACGTATATTACTTTGGCATCTTCGTCCAAATGTTTTTCCGACCAGTCGAACATACGCACCGATTAGAGTGGCCACCTGGGGTCATCGCGGTTGTCGTTATTTGTGTCATCGGCACCGTTTTATTAGGGGTGTTTCCAAACATCGCTTACGACTTTCTTGCACCGTTTGAACATTTTAGCGATTTTCTTCAATAAGACGTATAATGGAAGGGGTTTACCCTTCCATTTTTTATGTGAGAGGAGGAATAAGCATGGAAGTATTTGGACAAGAAGCGTTAATTAGTTTACTTTCTCATTTATTTTTTATTACGGTGACGTGGTGGACGTTACAAGCGGTTCGACTTGAAGTCATTTTCAAACCAAATCGTATCATTCAAGCGCGCGTCTTTTACATTTTAATTACGATTGCTATTGGCTCATTAGTAAGCAACTTCTTTTTAGATTATTTACGCTGGTCGCGTCAGTTGCCATTTTTACTTTAAACGCGAGCGTTGTCGATTTTTTTCACGTATGTTCCCTTCCGATCTGGCAACAATAAAAGCTAAGGAGAGGAAGGGAGAAAAGATGAGAAAAAGATGGTTGGCACTCGTTATTTTTTGTTTGTTATTAAGTGGTTATCGGATGTATGATGATGAACGTGTCGAAAGAGAAATAACGAAAATAAACGACATGCTCGGTGTATTTGACGCTCATCATATTTACCTCAAACGATGGAACGTCTACGCCAAAGAGCAAGTACTTACCAATGACCCTCACAACTGGATCCAACAATACGTGAGAACATGGTCCTCTTTTCGTTGGACGGTTGAACCGCACAAGATGATTGGCAAACGTGAAACCTCCGCTTACGTTGAAACGATTCAACTTATCACGGTCGCTCATCATCCAGCTGTCCTTGTTTTATACGAAGCAACCGGTTCAACGTGGAATAAACAACTCGAACGCACGCTCGTCCGACAAACGACAAAATTATTCGTAAAACCTACATTTTTCACTTGTATTACAGGGGAATTCGATGGTAAGATGAAAGGTGTTTTGTTTGACAAGGCGGTTCGCTTGCTTGCTTCATTTCAAGCGCAACCGATCGAATCATTGCGTGAAGAGACATTTGTCTCCGTCTCAGCATATACTGAGCAGTGGAAGACATCACTTTCTGTCGGACAACAACAAATGAATCTTCAA
It encodes:
- a CDS encoding NADH-quinone oxidoreductase subunit N codes for the protein MDFETLLSYEWGVMMPEFIILGVAVALSLIDLFMPENRNRQLLGLFAFVGIAVSFVSLLSLWTSDVTSILGDTFRLDSFAKSFKALLLIGSALVLLLSIHYEPKERIAYRGEFYYLFLTALLGAMMMASSGDLITLFVGLELLSISSYILVAIRKKHTLANEAALKYVIIGSIATAITLFGMSYIFGFTGSTNIKEIAVQLAGTFDENHQYVLSLAFLLTFVGLSFKLASAPFHMWAPDVYQGATTPVVSFLSVVSKTAGFVIVLRVIVSVFAQTPAGSSASMLMAFAPYVAFLSGATMIIGNTIALRQRNVKRMLAYSSVAHAGYVLVAFASLSMFMFEAIWFYLLAYLFMTIGAFAILQVVSHHHDDEDISIFAGLYRRSPLMAIAMTIFLLSLAGIPGTAGFIGKMNIFLGAFVVEPAHYVLASIMVITTVISYVYYFGIFVQMFFRPVEHTHRLEWPPGVIAVVVICVIGTVLLGVFPNIAYDFLAPFEHFSDFLQ